In Cercospora beticola chromosome 3, complete sequence, the following proteins share a genomic window:
- the HSP88 gene encoding Heat shock protein hsp88 (BUSCO:EOG092616YZ), whose protein sequence is MSVVGLDFGTQNSVIAVARNKGVDVITNEVSNRATPTLVSFGSKSRFLGEAAKTQEISNLKNTVGSLTRLAGRTINDPDVQIEQEFVSAPLVDVDGQVGAEVTYLGQKQKFTATQLIAMFLTKARETASKELRLPVNDMVIAVPAWYTDAQRRGILDAAEVAGLKVLRLINETTATALGYGITKLDLPGPEEKPRRVAIVDIGHSNYTCSICEFRKGELKVVSTAYDRHFGGRNFDKALIEHFRNEFKEKNKIDIYENPKARVRVAAAVEKLKKVLSANAMAPINIESLMNDVDVRGMLKREELETLVQPLLDRAHIPLEQALADAKLTKDDIDYIELVGGCTRVPALKSIIQNFFGKNLNFTMNADEAIARGCAFSCAILSPVFRVRDFSVQDIVQYPIEFTWEKSPDIPDEDTNLTVFNKGNALPSTKILTFYRKQPFDLEAKYAKPDALPGKPNPWIGRFSVKGVKADGKDDFMICKLKARLNLHGVLNVEQGYYVEEQEIEEPIPEAKDGDAMDTDKANGEATPPVKTRKVKKQVRKGDLPLSAGTASLDQQQKDLFLEKEGQMIAEDKLVAETEDRKNELESQIYSMRGKIDEPYTSNGYSDFASDEEKDKIRAKCDELEDWLYEDGEDATKAQYIAKYEELRATAAVVISRFNEKRQEEEEARRKIEEEAAAKRRAEEEAKRAAEAEKKKAEEEAKKAAEAKPDEEMKDADAADGEKPADVEEA, encoded by the exons ATGTCTGTCGTTGG ATTGGACTTTGGTACGCAAAACAGCGTAATT GCTGTTGCGCGGAACAAGGGCGTCGATGTCATCACAAATGAGGTCTCCAACCGAGCGACTCC CACACTCGTGAGCTTCGGCTCAAAATCCAGATTCCTCGGCGAGGCCGCAAAGACACAGGAAATCTCCAACCTCAAAAACACCGTCGGCTCCCTCACACGACTCGCCGGACGCACGATCAACGATCCCGATGTGCAGATTGAGCAGGAATTCGTGTCGGCACCACTCGTCGATGTGGACGGCCAGGTTGGCGCCGAGGTCACATATCTCGGTCAGAAGCAAAAGTTCACCGCTACACAATTGATCGCCATGTTCTTGACCAAGGCACGAGAGACCGCATCGAAAGAGCTGAGGTTACCGGTCAACGATATGGTCATTGCTGTTCCAGCATGGTACACCGATGCTCAGCGCAGAGGCATCTTGGACGCCGCAGAGGTTGCAGGCCTCAAGGTTCTCCGCCTGATCAACGAGACCACTGCGACTGCTCTTGGATACGGCATCACCAAGCTTGATCTGCCAGGCCCAGAGGAGAAGCCACGCCGCGTTGCGATCGTCGATATTGGCCACAGCAATTACACCTGCTCCATCTGCGAATTCAGGAAGGGAGAGCTCAAGGTCGTCTCGACTGCCTACGACAGGCATTTCGGAGGTCGTAACTTCGACAAGGCTCTCATTGAGCACTTCCGCAATGAGTTCAAGGAAAAGAACAAGATCGATATCTACGAAAACCCTAAGGCACGCGTCCGTGTGGCTGCAGCAGTTGaaaagctgaagaaggtTCTCTCCGCAAACGCCATGGCACCAATCAATATCGAGTCGCTGATGAACGATGTCGACGTTCGTGGCATGCTCAAGCGCGAGGAGCTTGAAACGCTCGTCCAGCCACTGCTCGACCGCGCACATATTCCTCTGGAACAGGCTTTGGCCGATGCCAAGCTCACCAAAGACGACATCGACTACATCGAGCTCGTCGGTGGCTGCACGCGTGTGCCTGCCCTCAAATCGATCATTCAGAACTTCTTCGGCAAGAACCTGAACTTCACCATGAATGCAGACGAGGCCATTGCACGAGGATGTGCCTTCAGCTGTGCCATCCTCTCCCCAGTGTTCCGCGTCCGTGACTTCAGCGTCCAGGACATCGTGCAATACCCAATCGAGTTCACTTGGGAGAAGTCGCCCGATATTCCAGACGAGGACACCAACCTCACCGTCTTCAACAAGGGTAACGCTTTGCCATCGACGAAGATCCTCACTTTCTACCGGAAACAGCCTTTCGACCTCGAGGCCAAGTACGCCAAGCCAGATGCGCTTCCTGGCAAGCCAAACCCATGGATTGGCCGTTTCAGCGTGAAGGGTGTCAAGGCGGACGGCAAGGACGACTTTATGATCTGCAAGCTCAAGGCACGCCTGAACTTGCACGGTGTCTTGAACGTGGAGCAAGGCTACTatgtggaggagcaggagatcGAGGAGCCTATCCCAGAGGCCAAGGATGGCGAT GCAATGGACACCGACAAAGCGAACGGCGAGGCCACCCCACCTGTCAAGACCCGCAAAGTCAAGAAGCAAGTGCGCAAGGGTGACCTACCGCTCTCTGCCGGCACAGCATCCCTCGACCAGCAGCAAAAGGACCTCTTCCTCGAGAAGGAAGGCCAGATGATTGCTGAGGACAAGCTTGTTGCCGAGACCGAAGACCGCAAGAACGAACTCGAATCACAAATCTACTCGATGCGTGGCAAGATTGACGAGCCATACACCAGCAACGGCTACTCAGATTTTGccagcgacgaggagaaggacaagaTCCGCGCCAAGTGCGATGAGCTCGAG GACTGGCTGtacgaggatggcgaggatgcCACCAAGGCCCAGTACATCGCCAAGTACGAGGAGCTCCGCGCTACCGCTGCAGTGGTCATCTCCCGCTTCAATGAGAAGCgccaagaagaggaagaggcacGGAGGAAGATTGAAGAGGAGGCCGCCGCCAAGCGACGAGCTGAGGAGGAAGCCAAGCGTGCCGCcgaagccgagaagaagaaggcggaggaagaggccaagaaggCTGCAGAGGCAAAGCCTGATGAGGAGATGAAGGACGCTGATGCCGCCGATGGCGAGAAGCCTGCTGATGTCGAGGAGGCATAG